The segment GCAAAAACGCCTCATAATCCAATCCTTTTAAGTCCGTTTCCTGTCCTTCCACATCTACGATAATAATCTCATCCAGGTTAAGTTTATCTTCTATTTCCTTAATCGGCCCGCTAAACTCCTCGTCAACAATTAACATTTTCGCATCACTGTGCTTGATAATGTACTCCATATCTGTTGCTGTTATCCGATAATTCAAAGGGACCATAACAGCACCAAGCTGACTTATTCCATAAAAACTCTCCAGCATATAATGCGTGTTTGGCAGCATGACCGCAACATGATCACCTTCCTTGATACCTGCCGCGTGCAGAGCAATCGAAAGCTTATCTGTACGCTCACCAAATTCCTTATATGAAAACTGCTTCTTTCCATCGATAACAGCCGTCTTTTGCGGATAGTATTTCACTGCCCTGCGCTTCCAATCGAGTGGGGTTAAGTTGGCAAAGATAGAAAACAACTCCTTTTTAATTTGGTTTTTAATGTTCAGTTATTTGTATGACATCGCTTACAACTTAAATAGTAAAGTAAACGGTTGTATCTTGCAAGAATTATTCTAAATCTTAGTGAAAAAAGTGGGATGTTTGCGCGTTTTGCTCTTTTTGGATAGTAAGGAAGCAAGACAACCGTCCCCGTGCTTCCCATAAACTACTTTTCATCAGGTCGTTTATCATCTTTAACCCTATAATAGGAATGGGACCTTTCTTTAACTAATTCAGGAAAGTAGTTGCTTCCTGCAGTTTCTTGTAAACCCGCATTTACAAAACCATTGACTAAATTATTAACGCTCACCCCTTCCCTTTCAGAGGTTTCAACTAATTTTTTATGCACCGTTTTACCCACCCTTAAGGTAAATTTTCCACTATATTCATTTGTATATATTTTTGGTTCTGGAATTGGTAAGCTATTTTCTATACAAAATTCCAACCAGTCAACTTTAGCATCTTCAAGATTTTTTAACGCATCTGTTTGCGTAACTCCATCAGACATACACCCTTCTAACTCTGGTAGAGAAGCTAGCCAGCCGCCACCATCTTCTTCTGTAATAGGCTGGAGATCAATATTATAGTCCAGTGATAGATAATAATTTAAATCCTTCTTAGTCATAATTATCCTCCTCACGAATTTCTTCAATTAATTTTATGATTTCTTTGACATATACTGTCTTCACTTTGCCTCCATGCACCGAAATAGTTAAAGGCCTATTTCTTATCTTATGAAAAACGATTTTATGGCTTCTACCCTCTTTCACTTGACAGCCATAATACTTAATTAGGGTTTCTAATTCACGCCAATCTGTATTGTCAGGACTTCTTATAATTTTTTCAAACTTTTTTTCTATCCTTGACATAAACAATTCTCCTTATTCTATGTGGGGAGCACCGTATATGATACCATCATTACATAAATGATATCATCCCTTTCCTAATTGTCAATAATCTCATTAAAAAACAATAGACCGTTTTCATTGAGTCCACTCGCTTTACCCACTATAATATAACAAATAGACTTTCTACTTAAGGAGGCTAATCATGCCAAGCGGAACGCATACGATAGAATTAAATGTCCCTATCGAAAATATCTGGAACTTTGTTCGTGACATGAACAAATGGGCGCCGTTAGTACCCGGCTATATTGATCATAAAATTTTAAACGATAGACAATCGACATGGAAATTCAAAGCAGATCTCGGAGTCGTGCATAGAAAAGTAAGTCTGAAAATAGATATTACAAAATGGCAGAAACCAACAACAGTTACCTTTGACCTCACAGGGTTGAACGAAAAATTTTCGGGAAATGGCTATTTTGAAGCAGAAGCAATAGATGCTACAAAAACAAAAATGACAGGCAATCTTGATATCACCGCAAAAGGTATGAAAGGATCAGTGATAAATCCGGCATTGAAATCATACGT is part of the Virgibacillus sp. NKC19-16 genome and harbors:
- a CDS encoding toxin-antitoxin system HicB family antitoxin; its protein translation is MTKKDLNYYLSLDYNIDLQPITEEDGGGWLASLPELEGCMSDGVTQTDALKNLEDAKVDWLEFCIENSLPIPEPKIYTNEYSGKFTLRVGKTVHKKLVETSEREGVSVNNLVNGFVNAGLQETAGSNYFPELVKERSHSYYRVKDDKRPDEK
- a CDS encoding type II toxin-antitoxin system HicA family toxin: MSRIEKKFEKIIRSPDNTDWRELETLIKYYGCQVKEGRSHKIVFHKIRNRPLTISVHGGKVKTVYVKEIIKLIEEIREEDNYD
- a CDS encoding CoxG family protein — encoded protein: MPSGTHTIELNVPIENIWNFVRDMNKWAPLVPGYIDHKILNDRQSTWKFKADLGVVHRKVSLKIDITKWQKPTTVTFDLTGLNEKFSGNGYFEAEAIDATKTKMTGNLDITAKGMKGSVINPALKSYVPKIAQELTEAIASEIVERKTIAE